Part of the Ornithinimicrobium flavum genome, CCACACCTCGGCGTCGGGCAGCTGGGCCGTGGCCGTCGCCTGAGGCCCGAAGTAGCTGTCGTACGCCTCCGCCCGCAGGTCCACCGCGAGCGACCCCTGGACGTAGCCCTCGGCCTGGGACGGGGGCCGCACCGCCGCCGCCGACCCGCCCCGTCCGGTGGGTGACCAGTCGCACCCGTCGGCGTCCGGCTCGGCACGCGGCGCAGGTGCCAGCCGGAGCACCTGCGGACCGGTCTGCCGGCTCGCGCGTCCCTCGGTCGGCGCCGGTCCCCCCACCGTCCTCATCGGCCCGGCCCCCGCTCCGGCACGACCAGCTCCTGGCCGGGGAGGATCAGATCCGGGTCGGGACCGATCACCTCGGCGTTGGCGGCATACCACCGCGGCCACTCCTGCGCGATGTCCGCGCTGGTCGCCTGCGGTCCCAGGTGGCGGGCGCACAGGTCCCACAGGGTGTCGCCCCGCCGCACCACCACGTGGTCGGGCAGCACCTCCCGGGGGACGGTGGTCACCAGGGTGACGTCCTGGTCGGGGACGGCACGCGGAGGCAGAGGGGTCGGGGTCCACCCGGGGTGAGGCACCACCGGGCCGGGCACGTCCGGCGAGGGTCCGGCCTCGACCCGGTGCGACCCGGCGTCCTCGACCGGGAGCGCAGGTCCCGCCACGGCTGACGGGGTCACGGCGACGCCGTCGACCGAGGAGAGCTGCGGGACGGTGCTGACGGTGGCGCGGGGTGCGGCGACGCCGTCGACCGAGGACACCTGCGGGGCGGTGCTGACGGTGGCGACGGGTGGGGCCGCGACCGCGGCGGTGGTGCCGCTGAGCGTGACGAGCAGGGCGCACGCCACCTGCACCGACCAGGACAGCTGCTCGGGCCGAGGCGGATGGACACCCCCCGCCCGGACCAGGACGGCGGTGGCCAGGGCCAGCACCGTGGCCACCCGGCCCGCCGCGAGGGTGGCCGCCGCCAGGACCACCGTGTCCAGGGCCTGCTGCGTGGGCACCACCCCAG contains:
- a CDS encoding LysM peptidoglycan-binding domain-containing protein — encoded protein: MGARMGARTTGMVLTLGAVAVTVGLGGWTVASWPGTGVVPTQQALDTVVLAAATLAAGRVATVLALATAVLVRAGGVHPPRPEQLSWSVQVACALLVTLSGTTAAVAAPPVATVSTAPQVSSVDGVAAPRATVSTVPQLSSVDGVAVTPSAVAGPALPVEDAGSHRVEAGPSPDVPGPVVPHPGWTPTPLPPRAVPDQDVTLVTTVPREVLPDHVVVRRGDTLWDLCARHLGPQATSADIAQEWPRWYAANAEVIGPDPDLILPGQELVVPERGPGR